The sequence AACCAACCCTGTCGTCGGAGGTTGGAACTCTCAGCCCCAGGCGGGGAGACGGGCTGGAGGTTGAGCTGATCACCGACGGCCAGTGATGCCATCAGCCACGCTGGGGTAATGAGGCCGCCATAAaccccaaaaggacagggtttggagagcttccccGTCAGTGACATGTGCACGTGCCAGGAGGGTGGCACCCCAAACTCCAAGGGTACAGAAGCTCCCGTGCTTGGGACTCTTCTAGACCTTGCCCTGCGTATCTCTTCACCTGGCGGCTCGTCTGTTCCCTTCGAGATGTCCCCCGTACCAAATCCGTAAGGATAAGTAAAATTGCCCTGGGTTCCGTGGACCGTCCTAGCAAATTACGCAGCCTGAGGAGGGTCCTGTGGAACCTCCGATTCGTAGCCAAGTTGGACAGAAGTTGTGGGTGGGCGGGGGACCCTCCACTTGCGGTTGGCGTCTGAGGTGGGGGCCATCCTGCAGGACTGAGTCCGTAACCCGTGGGGTCTGCGCTGACCCCAGGTCTGGCCGAATCGAGTTAAACTGTAGGACGCCTAGTTGGTGTCCGCACGAACTGAAGAATTGGTTGGTGCAGGGAACCCCACACACCTGGGttcagccctggccctgccactcagGAGCACAACTTCTGGTGAGTCGTTGCCccttccaagcctcagtttccccttgtgAAGTGGAAGGCATTGGACTTATGTGACGTTGGGCATGACGGTGGGAAGTGCAGGTGCTGGAGACAAAATCACAACCCCACCACCTCCCAGCCCTGTGGCCTCGAGCAAGTCActgtcctctgtgcctcagtttccccctctgtaaaatgggaagaggaATAGTATGTTGGCTTGGCCCACGgtgagtgctcagtaaacagTGTGGTTCCTGTTACTCTTAACTCCCTCGAGAGGAAAGGTCTAGGGTCTCCCACCAGGAACATGGCTGCCCTCCGGGAAGGGTGGGACAAAGGACTCACTCACCAGAGGCTCGTGACCCCCCAAAGGGCTGCTGGCCCACCATCGCGCCAGTGGACTTGTCGTTGATGTAGAAGTTGCCGGCAGCGTTCCTCAGCATCTTCGTGGCCTCCCGGATGACCTCCCTGTTCAAGGCAGGGCGGTGGTTAGAGAGCAGCCggcctgtccccacctccagccccagatCCGACCTCCAGCATCCCTGCTCCAGCCCGCGCTGGCTCTGCAGGTTAAGCACGAGACCAGCCTGGGACAGGGGCGCTGGCCAGCTGCCAGCTGTGGGCTCTCGGACAGGCTCTGCAGTCTCTGGGCTTCAGGAGAGGGGCTGGCACGTCACACGTGAGGACAGAGGGTCAGGCCATACCTGAGGTGGGGCCCCTTTTGGTCCAATTTTCCTGCCTCTTGGGAGCAGGGGGCACTGCCAGACCCCCACCCTTCCTCCCAGGCTCCAAGCCCACTCCACCTTCTCGTAGAGACAGGCTCGGGACGGCAGCTAGTGCCGTGGGGCAAGGAAAAGGGAGAGCTTCCGGTTTAGCATCACGGGAGGGACCCAGGTCCCCATCCTGCCTCTGCGAGACCAGCGGTGAGCCCTTGCCTTATTTCAGCTCTGCAGTGTGGGGCTACCGCCTCGCTCAGTGGGACCCCATCAGATCCGGGATTcccgggccccgcccccagggGCTCAGATTCAGCCGTCCCCAGTGGGGCCTCGGCACCTGGGTTTGCGACAAAGACCCGCTGTCGGTGTGGGCCTGTCAGGGGcacggggaggggatgggggctgCAGGGCAGCATCATTACTGCGGAACCACAGCCAGGAGGTGGGGACGGGCCGAGAGCGGCAGGGACAGGACAGCAGGACTCCAGCGCTCGGGGCTGCGGCCGGCCACTCACTTATCCTGGGCGAACACTGCCCCCGTGAGGCCGTAGCTGGTGGTGCTGTCGACCAGCTGCAGCGTCTCCTTGTACTTGTCATCCGGGTAGACGTACACGGTCAGCACAGGCCCGAAGATCTCCTGGGAGACAGGCCTGGGGTCAGGCCTCCACCGGGCTGCCGCCCTGAGCACCCGCAGCATCCCTGCTCTGGCCACCCCCTCCAGTCCCTGCAAGGGGCCAGGTGCTGCCTGCTCCTGGGACCCTCCAGGACAGCCATGTgcccagctccctgcccaccccactgcAACCTGGCAAAACCCAACAACTTTCTGGCCCTCCCTGCCAAACCCACACCTGGAGAACAAAGGGGCCGAGCCCTTGAGAACGGGAGGTTTCGGCAAGCAGCTAGCATGGGAATCACCCAGTGACACCCCTTCCTCCAGGAGGGTTCACAGTCCCCTCTGCCAccaaggggctgggggaagacCTCGTTCTCTGGCACCCTTCCTCCGCCCCATACTGCCACCCTGGGCCAGTGCCTGGATCTCCGGGGCCTCTGcttctcatcaataaaatggaacCAGTAACACCCACCTCATCTCCGCCAAGTGCCCAGCCACGGCCCACCCACACGAGAGTCCGTAATGTCAGCTGTTGCTGTTACGATCACTGTGGTGGCCATGGTGACTGTGGGCAGTGGAAGTGCTAGGACCCTGGCCAGCGTCAAGGACAGAGCACTGGATCTGGAGTCAGGAGGCCTGAGCTCAAGCCCTGGCTCTGCTCACTCCAGGTTGAGACGTTCCCTTTTAGGGCCCcaccttcctcatctgtgaaatggggtaatGGCTCGAGAAGAAAACACCGTGCGAGTGCCCCGTGGGTGTGCTGCACTCAGGTGAGACCGTCCTCATCTCAGCCCGGGCTGCCCGTCCCAGTCACCTCCTTCATGATGGGCTCCTGCGGGTCCTTGCTCTCCACGATGCAGGGCTCCACGAAGTAGCCCACGGAGTCGTCGCACTTGCCGCCGGCCAGGACGCTGAGGCTGGGCGAGGAGCGAGCGTGCTCCAGCCACTTCTTGATGCGGCCGAAagactggggtgggtggggaggagagggtcaAAGGCAGGCTGGGAGGTCATTCTCAGCAGCAGCCCCCTAACACACTCACCCCAAAACACCTGTACCTGAAAGGCCCTACTTCTAAAATGGGGGGTGAGATGGGGGACCCCAAAGGCAAAAGCCAGGGTCTGGGGTGCAGTGGAcgctgcctgtaatcccagcactttgggaggcaagaggattgcctgagaccaggagttcgagaccagcctggccaatatagcaagaccctatccgtacacacattaaaaaaaaaaattaaaaaaaaaaacccagggtCTGGCTGAGCCATGGCAGAGACAAGGGCAGATATGCacgctcgtgtgtgtgtgtgtgtgtgtgtgtgtacatgtggcAGAAGCACAGGGGTATTCacatataaataaacacacatagaTAATGTATAGACAGGCATATGCACAGCCATGTGTATTTATGTTTAAACATGAAGGCATCTGTATGCCTTATACATGTGTCTGCATGCGGGGGGACTTGTTTAGGAAGACATGAGTGAGCGTGTTCACGGatatgcatgcacatgtgcacgTGTTCTGGGGTTTATGCGCGCACATACGTGGGCCCGCCGGTGCACACGCACGTGCACTGATGAGGGGCTTGCGAGCCTGGTTGCGGGGTGCGTGGGGATGAGCTCTTTGCTGGTTAGGCACGATGCTGCCCTTCCCGAAGCTGGGGCTGTGCGTGCGGCTGTCGGGCTGCCGTGATCAAAGCAGGGGGCTGGGGTGCTCCTGGGTCAGGGCCCCGAatatctcctcctccctctccctcccagtgCAGGGCTCGGCCCCCCAGAACGCCCTGCTTCCTGCGCCGTACCTTGGCATCAATCACCGCCGAGAAGAAGGTCCCAAAATCCTCTGCAGGCTGGAAGCAGGGGAGACGCCAGCAGAGATGAGTCCCCGCAGGCCGAGACAAAGGGAGCCCCTCCCCGCACGCCCCAGCCCCAGCGGCACAGGCGCCTCCCGGGGACCCAGTCCCATCAGCCCCCCTCAGGGCCGCGGCAGCACTCACATCCCCCACTTTGATCCGGCCGTGCTCCTCCAGCAGCCGCCCTTTGATCTGCGGCCACAGCGACTGGGGCACGTAGAGGCGCGAGCAGGCGGAGCACTTCTGGCCGCCGTACTCGAAGGCTGAGCGCAGGGTCCCGCTCACCACGCTGTCCACGTCGGCCGAGCGGTGCACGAAGTGGAAGTTCTTTCCGCCACATTCTAcaggggcaggtgtggggatATGACTGGAGAAGCTGGCTTCACCAGCTGCCAGGTCCCAAAGCACCATCTACACCTGTCCCTGGGGCGTGACCAGCACGGGCCCCGAGCAGCCCTGAGCAGGAGGCCCAGGGTGAGCACTGACCAACATCCCGTAGACCAACAAGCCAGGCCTGTTCTCCCACTccacagacgaggaaactgaggcccagggaaggatGAAGGGCACCAGAGGTCATCAGGCCCAACTCCCCCAtcacacagatgagaaaactgagactgcCCAACACAAAAGCAGAGGAAGGACCAGAACCCAGGGCTCCCAGGAGCCAGTCCCTTCCCAGAAGTGGGCGCAGCTTTCTTTGAGGCTTCCCCTGACACCCAAGAGGCCACCCTCCTCGACTGCCAGGGCTgggcccccctccccacctgggtTGGGGATCACTCCAGTGTCCCTTCCAGGCAGGTCACTTCACCCTCCCGACTGCTGTTTCCCCACTTGTGGGAAACACCAGCTAACGGCAGCTGAAAGCACCGACTTCCGGCCGGACTCCAGAAAAAGCAGGTCGTGCTCCGTCTGACTGAGGCCTCACCGCAACCTCCCACTGTTACTCCCAATTTagagacaagaaaactgaggcacagagagacagcATCACGTGCTGTAGGTTGGGAAGTGGGAAACCGTGTCTCTTCCCctcaggaggggtggggaggagacagaGCAGAAGGCCGTGTGTGGCCCCACGGAAGGGCTCGCTGTCTATCTCGTAAACATGGGACTGGGGTGCAGGGGCGGCAAGGGCTCGCCTTCCCTGACACCCCCACTCCCATCACTCAGGACTGGGGTCCAGACCCCCCTCCTTGGGCTCCACTCTGCCCTGGGGACGAGAACAAGGAAccaccagccccagctctgctgttAACATGCTGCGTGGCCCCAGTGGCCTTTCCCCTCTATAGTCTCGGCactttcccaaagtgtgttccaCAAGGCACTTGATCCACGAGGCCTCTGCAAAAATGGGGTTCTGTGGCCCAGTGGGTTTGGGAAACACTGCATGGAAGACCTTGCCTTTGAAGATGTGCAATGTATATTAGAGCATTAAAGGCTCTGACAAGTCCTGCAGCAGAGGAATCCATTTTGCTTTAACACACATAGCACATGCCAAATTTCCTTGATCGTGAAACAGTTTCTTTGTGGGAAAATTTTAATATGCCAACAAGATCTGGCCTGTCGACCTCTCGGCCCCAGCTCCTACCAACCCTCTTCCCTCTTTACTCCATCTACACTGGCCTAGTTTTACTTCTTCAAATACAAGCTCATTCCCACCTTGCGGCTGGCCTCTGCGCTCATATTCTCCTCTGCTTGGACATGACACAGTAGCCACCAGCCCCACATGgctattgaaatttaatttaatttaaattaaagaaaactaagggccgagcgtggtggctcacgcctataatcctagcactctgggaggccaaggcaggtggatcgtttgagctcaggagttcaagaccagcctgagcaagaatgagacctcgtctctactaaaaatagaaagaaattatatggacagctaaaaatatatatagaaaaaattagctgggcatgatggtgcatgcccgtagtcccagctacttgggaggctgaggcaggaggatcacttgagcccaggagtttgaggttgctgtgagctaggctgatgccacggcactctagcccaggcaacagagtgagactctgtcattactgtcattaaaaaaaaaaaagaaacaaagaaagaaagaaaactaagtaTTCAGTTCCTCGGTCACACGGGCCACTTGTCAAGTGGCCGATGGTGTGTGGCTCGTGGCTGCTGTACTGGAGAGCGCGGACATGCAATGCTGCCGTCACTGCAGAAAGTCCTCCTGGACAGTGCCAGCACCCGAGACACTTCACCGCCTGACCTGTGGCCGCGTCACCTCCGCCTCCTCTTTCATGATGGCCAGTGGAGGTGTCCCTGGGGCCGCAGGggaagagggggcagggagaggggcccTTACCTCCAGCCAGGCGTGGGAAGGTGCGGAACCGGTCCAGGTTCTGGGCCACCTGCTTCCACAGGCGTTTGAAGGTGCTAGAACCAGAGGAGGACAAGGCAGGGATGAGGGAGCCAGGCTCGGGCATCTGGGAGGATAAGGGTCCTGGGGCGTGGGGAGCAGGCCCTACCAGAAGGATGGGGCTGAAAAGCCCAGGGAGGAGAGCCCGGGGTAGCAGCCCcgcaggaggtgggcagggtcACAGTGGTCGTGCGGGGGCCACATGGTGGTGGCAGCTGCATTCCAGGCCTCCGGGGAGGAAACAAAGGGGGGTCTTGTGTGGACAAGGTACAGGCTTTGCAGCCAGGAGGTGCTGGGTCCAGCCCTAACTCAGACACTCagggctgtgtgatcttgggctcattacttaacctctctgagcctcaaattCTGCACGTTATCTGGGAACTGGAGAGAATCATCCCCACCTGGCAGGGCTGTCTGTGATTAGCTCAAATGTGAGTCAAGTGCTTAAGACCGTGCTGAGCACACTCCAGGTGCCCGATGGGGACGCACACTGCCGTGGCCTGCGGGGggcacccccagcccagcaccctgGCCTAAGAGGCCGAACCCAGGAGGGTCCTGGGAGAGGAAGCTCAGGCCCTCGCCCCAAGCTGCCGCCCTGGaggtcctctcctcctccccaggctgaGTGTGACCAACCTCAGCgccacaaaacaataaaaatgctaaTCACCCGGGAGCCAGCGACACAGTAGCTAATACTAATTTATGACTTTCCTACCTTTACGCTGCTGCTCATCAGAGCGTGGTAAATGGGGCCAGGCCCGCTCCGCCCGCTAACAGGCAGGGCCCCGCGCGGCCCGCGGCTGGCAGGGCAGGCCTGTTGCAAAACGGCCCTCCTCAGCAATTCTAACGCTGCCATCGCCACCCGGCACACCTTGGCAGGACAGAGGGGGGCGGAGCCTGAAGCCTGGCAGAGGAGGGGAAAAGCCACCTGCAAGGACCCCGAGCTGCAGGCCCAGACACCCGGCTGCCTCCAGACATCTCCACCCAGGCGACCCTCGGGCACCGCAAGTGACCAACACGTGATTCGTCTGCCCCAGGCCCACTGGCCTCCCTGTGTCCACCTGGGCGAGCCCCTCCCCTTCTGCCCAAAGCTGGGATGTGCCCACCGACTCCCAACCCCATGGACAGGTGACAGCCACTGTGCCTCCTGCCACCTTCTCACTGGAGCCCGCCCACTTCTCCACAGCCCACTCTCTCCACCCCGGCTCGGGCCATTGTCTGTCCCTCCCTGGAGGGTGACAGCTTCTGGCCAGCCTCCTGCTTCGGGCCACAGAGCGGTCACCTAAGATAGACGGTACACACGCAGGGGCCTGGAGGGGCCATCCAGCCACCTCCAGCCAGTGGGACCACGGGAAATGCAGGCCCTGGGGGGTCGGGGCGGGGCAGATAGTGCCGGTGACCAAGAGAAGCCAGCATTTGGATTTCTGTATGAAATTGCCCCAATTATACAAGGTTGGGCCAGCACTATTAGGAGTCAAAGAAAATAGAGCCACTTGCCAGGCCCAGTCTGAGGGCCACCATTTGCAATCTCCGTCTGAAACAGAACTCTGATGCAGCCGCTCTCCCTGCTCaaaaccttccatggctcccctcACCTTCAGGATAAAGTCCAGACACCTTCGTAGACTCAGAAGACTCTTACAGTCACTGGACTaaaccccagccccaccctgagaGTCAGGACCTCGTCTCTGCTGCTCACTCACGACTGAGCCCCGCGTGAGCACGGAGGCCAGCGAGGGCTCCGCAAACCCCTGCTCGGTCGGTGAGCGGGTCAGTGGTGCAGATCGGGCAGCCGCGGCCTCCCCTACCTCAACTCAAACCACGCTTGCCCTTACCTCTTGCCCTGTGGCCCCCAAACCTCACAGCCCAGCCACAGGGGACCCCGCCACACCCTAGAGCACATGTGCTTTTGCCTCGAGGCCCTGAATGTGCTGTTCCCTCTCCTAGAACActcttcccctgccccctcccctctgcctggccaACTCCTCTGCTTAGATGCCACCTCTTCCAAGAAGCCCTTCTGACTCCCCCTCCAATCCATTCCGTGCGCCCTCGTGCCCTTCCCAGTGGCAGAGGTGGCGCTGAGATCAGTATCGCCCAACATCTGCAGGCCGCCCGTCCAGCTGCAAAGCCCTTTCCTGTTTGTTAATtcgtttaatcctcacacttGCTCTGCAAGGCAGGGATCAGCACTCCCGTCGTGCAGGCGAAGAAATGGGGGCTCAGAGGGGCGAAGTGGCTACCCCACAGCCACACAGCGAGTTAGTGGGTACAGTCAGGGCGTGACCCCTGGGTCTGCAGCCCCGGTCTGTGAACGTCCGGTAGCCACCCCACCCTACCGCGCCCCCAGGGACCTACGGCACACTGCCTGTGAAGTTGATGCCGCAGAGGTGCTCTGAGCTGGTGATGGTGTCCCCAAATGTGGGCCCGTCAGCTGGCACAAACTGGATGATGTTCGGGGGCAGGCCCGCCTCCCGGAGGACCCGGTAGACGGCATAGCTGGCCAGCATGGCGGTGTCACTGGGCTTCCACAGGACCACGTTGCCCTGCCCGGGAGGTGTGACAAagactcatgaggctgaggccagcagcccccgacccccaccccacccctccccacagcaGGGTCGGCCCTCACCTTGAACCACCAGGCCCCCGTGTTGACCAGAATGTCCCCTACCCAACTCC is a genomic window of Eulemur rufifrons isolate Redbay chromosome 8, OSU_ERuf_1, whole genome shotgun sequence containing:
- the ALDH4A1 gene encoding delta-1-pyrroline-5-carboxylate dehydrogenase, mitochondrial, with amino-acid sequence MSLPWPALRQALLARPWRGARPRWNHTSSLKVANEPVLAFTQGSPERDALQKALKDLKGRTEAIPCVVGDEEVWTSDVQYQVSPFNHGHKVAKFCYADKDLLNKAIEAALAARKEWDLKPVADRAQIFLKAADMLSGPRRAEVLAKTMVGQGKTVIQAEVDAAAELIDFYRFNAKFAMELEREQPLSVPPSTNSVVYRGLEGFVAAISPFNFTAIGGNLAGVPALMGNVVLWKPSDTAMLASYAVYRVLREAGLPPNIIQFVPADGPTFGDTITSSEHLCGINFTGSVPTFKRLWKQVAQNLDRFRTFPRLAGECGGKNFHFVHRSADVDSVVSGTLRSAFEYGGQKCSACSRLYVPQSLWPQIKGRLLEEHGRIKVGDPAEDFGTFFSAVIDAKSFGRIKKWLEHARSSPSLSVLAGGKCDDSVGYFVEPCIVESKDPQEPIMKEEIFGPVLTVYVYPDDKYKETLQLVDSTTSYGLTGAVFAQDKEVIREATKMLRNAAGNFYINDKSTGAMVGQQPFGGSRASGTNDKPGGRHYILRWTSPQVIKETHEPLGDWRYSYMQ